The following are from one region of the Coccinella septempunctata chromosome 7, icCocSept1.1, whole genome shotgun sequence genome:
- the LOC123316839 gene encoding uncharacterized protein LOC123316839 — MIGKICPYYTSERLIENIKKICKACDICKRNKSRGQAKYGLMSQLGPASRPFEIVSIDTIGGFGGQRSTKRYLHLLVDHYTRYAFIVTSKTQTANDFIKIVRNTLEIGKIDTILTDQYPGINSKEFKNYLKEQNIRLIYTALNAPFSNGLNGRLNQTIVNKIRCKINESGEKKAWTTIARECVDKYKITEHSVTGFTPQYLLNGTITSLLPEELKESISAEDWKKDRKLALQNTIKSHEYNKKLFDKNRKDNEFNTGDLVYIENGNRLNRKKLDALRIGPFEITEKISNTIFKIKTGKRNEKTGLFHITKLLPK, encoded by the coding sequence ATGATTGGTAAAATATGTCCATACTATACTTCAGAAAGATTAatagaaaacataaaaaaaatttgcaagGCATGTGATATTTGTAAAAGAAATAAATCTAGAGGACAAGCAAAGTATGGATTAATGTCTCAATTAGGACCAGCATCGAGGCCATTCGAGATAGTGTCGATTGATACCATAGGTGGATTTGGTGGTCAAAGATCAACAAAAAGATATCTCCACCTTTTGGTGGATCACTATACAAGATACGCATTCATAGTAACATCAAAAACACAAACTGCAAATGATTTCATAAAAATAGTCCGAAATACATTAGAAATTGGCAAGATAGATACAATATTAACTGATCAATATCCAGGAATAAATtccaaagaattcaaaaattatttaaaagaaCAAAACATCAGACTTATTTATACAGCCTTAAATGCACCATTTTCAAACGGTCTGAATGGAAGACTAAATCAGACAATAGTTAATAAAATAAGATGTAAAATTAATGAATCTGGAGAAAAGAAAGCTTGGACAACAATAGCAAGAGAATGTGTTgataaatataaaataacagaacaTTCGGTAACAGGTTTTACACCTCAATATTTACTAAATGGGACTATCACAAGTTTGCTACCTGAAGAATTGAAGGAATCTATTAGTGCAGAAGACTGGAAAAAGGATAGAAAACTAGCCTTACAAAACACCATAaaatcacatgaatataacaagaaatTGTTTGACAAAAACAGAAAAGATAACGAATTCAACACAGGTGATTTAGTATACATAGAAAACGGCAACAGGTTAAATAGAAAAAAACTGGATGCACTTAGGATTggaccatttgaaataacagagAAGATATCAAATACAATATTTAAAATCAAAACtggaaaaagaaatgaaaaaactggattATTCCATATAACGAAATTActtccaaaataa
- the LOC123316838 gene encoding uncharacterized protein LOC123316838: protein MVMLPFKEAISSSFGDTYSMALRRLFSLERRFKNSPEFHCEYNKFMHDYLDCGHMTLLPEACPSVDEYYMPHHAVFNPNSPSTKLRVVFDSSAKVSGNVSLNEILLTGPKLQKDVMVLLLKFRFHNVVLTADIKQMYRQILVHPSHRRFQRILFRFSVSDPVQVYELNTVTYGVGSSPYLALRVLKQLASNEEIDFPLAATVLQSESYVDDILSGSDTLEGARGLQEQLISLLRRGGFELRKWSSNIPELINHLPPDHRHQQSLNFDDNSVLKILGLRWFPSGDHFSYSIDINEKPVTKRTILSDLAHIFDPIGFLTPFTFFVKHLIQHLWTLGLQWDDVPPTDILNRWSQCKSELHILSTLRIPRRIFTQSFSKCEVHGFGDSSEKGYAAVIYFRFLNVDGTINVSFICAKSKVSPIKRMTLPKLELCAALLLAKLLSIVIKSYEGSLKVDEVFAWSDSTVVLHWIRSSPYRWKSFVSNRTAQIQELVPPDRWGYVKSQDNPADCASRGLSPSGLLDHSLWWAGPPWLQSMDPIEKTCGPPIKEIPTDEERQVVLSTFTSLNAFSKEFLVRKFKIFDQIVLSQ from the exons ATGGTTATGTTACCTTTCAAAGAAGCGATTTCCAGTTCCTTCGGAGATACCTACTCCATGGCGTTACGTCGTCTATTTTCACTAGAGCGTAGATTCAAAAATTCTCCCGAGTTTCATTGCGAGTACAACAAGTTCATGCACGATTATCTTGATTGTGGTCATATGACGTTACTTCCTGAAGCTTGTCCTTCTGTTGATGAATATTATATGCCACATCATGCTGTTTTCAACCCAAATAGTCCTTCCACAAAACTCAGAGTGGTCTTTGACTCTTCTGCGAAGGTTTCGGGAAACGTTTCTCTCAATGAAATTCTTTTGACAGGTCCGAAGCTTCAGAAAGATGTGATGGTTCTTCTGTTGAAATTTCGGTTTCATAATGTTGTTTTAACCGCAGATATAAAACAAATGTATAGGCAGATTCTGGTTCACCCTTCTCATAGACGGTTTCAACGAATTttgttcagattttcggtttctgaTCCGGTTCAAGTATACGAATTGAACACTGTTACGTATGGTGTTGGTTCATCTCCTTATCTTGCCCTTCGAGTACTCAAGCAGTTGGCTTCAAATGAAGAGATAGACTTTCCTTTAGCAGCAACGGTTCTTCAATCGGAATCgtatgttgatgatattttaTCGGGTAGTGATACTTTGGAGGGAGCTCGAGGTTTACAGGAACAGTTAATTTCTTTATTGAGGCGAGGCGGCTTTGAGTTGAGAAAATGGTCCAGTAATATTCCAGAGCTAATAAATCATTTACCACCAGATCATCGACATCAACAGTCGTTGAATTTCGATGATAATTCGGTTTTGAAAATTCTTGGATTAAGGTGGTTTCCATCTGGAGATCATTTCTCGTATTCTATCGATATTAACGAAAAACCAGTTACAAAGCGGACCATTCTGTCGGATTTGGCACATATTTTTGATCCTATCGGTTTTctaactccattcactttcttTGTCAAACATCTAATTCAACATCTCTGGACACTCGGTCTACAGTGGGACGACGTTCCTCCTACGGATATATTGAATCGCTGGAGTCAGTGCAAATCAGAGTTGCACATTCTGTCCACTCTGCGAATACCGCGCAGAATATTCACGCAATCATTTTCTAAATGTGAAGTTCATGGATTTGGGGACAGCAGCGAAAAGGGGTATGCCGCTGTCATATATTTCCGATTTTTAAATGTTGATGGTACAATAAATGTTTCTTTCATTTGTGCAAAGTCAAAAGTCTCACCTATCAAACGCATGACTCTACCAAAGTTGGAGCTATGTGCAGCGCTCCTCCTTGCAAAATTGCTTTCTATTGTAATAAAATCTTATGAAGGTTCATTAAAGGTGGATGAAGTATTCGCTTGGTCAGACTCAACCGTAGTACTTCATTGGATTAGATCATCTCCTTACCGCTGGAAAAGTTTCGTGAGTAATCGTACTGCACAAATCCAAGAATTGGTTCCTCCAGATAGATGGGGTTATGTTAAATCCCAAGATAATCCAGCAGATTGTGCATCACGGGGTTTGTCTCCTTCCGGTTTGTTAGACCATTCCTTATGGTGGGCGGGACCTCCATGGCTTCAGTCTATGGATCCGATTGAGAAGACTTGTGGTCCACCAATCAAAGAAATTCCAACTGATGAAGAGCGTCAGGTTGTTCTGAGTACCTTCACTTCAT TAAATGCGTTCAGCAAAGAGTTTTTGGTGAGGAAATTCAAAATCTTCGATCAAATCGTCCTATCACAATGA
- the LOC123316840 gene encoding uncharacterized protein LOC123316840 isoform X1 — translation MKPAYFFDSGVNGHCQYPWVRCKLDRNFFPDIIFIISFIGLGNSNWDSITLFRCLASKQTRTEPSFFTVVIIGEMYLGDARSMTPHSTIWSMVRSTAGRCATGIGYSSACRRRETASDRLEHPSKEQEMFGGK, via the exons ATGAAGCCTGCATATTTTTTCGATTCTGGTGTCAATGGACACTGCCAATATCCATGGGTCAGATGTAAACTTGACAGGAACTTTTTTCCAgacatcatttttattatttcatttattgGCCTGGGTAACTCAAACTGGGATTCCATCACTTTATTCAGATGTCTTGCATCTAAACAGACTCGAACTGAACCATCCTTCTTCACAGTGGTCATTATCGGCGAAATGTATTTGGGTGATGCCCGTTCGATGACGCCCCATTCAACCATTTGGTCGATGGTACGTTCTACAGCTGGTCGATGTGCAACAGGAATTGG ATACTCATCTGCTTGTCGAAGACGAGAGACTGCATCTGATAGACTTGAACATCCGAGTAAAGAACAGGAGATGTTTGGTGGAAAATGA